The following are encoded in a window of Lates calcarifer isolate ASB-BC8 linkage group LG20, TLL_Latcal_v3, whole genome shotgun sequence genomic DNA:
- the pou4f4 gene encoding brain-specific homeobox/POU domain protein 3-like produces the protein MMSMNSKQPFSMHPILHEPKYTPLHSSSEAIRRACLPTPSLQGNIFAGFDETLLQRAEALAAVDIVAQKSHPFKPDATYHTMTTMTSMTCTPTSSSAHLHHPSVLTSHHHHPAHHQPAQGLEGDLLDHLTPGISLGGMPGSDVCSTASHTAHAHMSAINHMQHHHHPQSMNMHPHGLGSHSSLGTSGGDAEPDPRELESFAERFKQRRIKLGVTQADVGAALANLKIPGVGCLSQSTICRFESLTLSHNNMVALKPILEAWLEEAERAQREKMSKPEIFNGGDKKRKRTSIAAPEKRSLEAYFAVQPRPSSEKIAAIAEKLDLKKNVVRVWFCNQRQKQKRMKFSATH, from the exons ATGATGTCGATGAACAGCAAGCAGCCTTTCAGTATGCACCCCATCCTCCACGAACCCAAATACACTCCTCTGCACTCCAGCTCGGAGGCCATCCGCAGGGCCTGTCTGCCCACACCGTCG CTTCAGGGCAACATCTTCGCCGGCTTCGATGAGACGCTGCTGCAGAGGGCCGAGGCTCTGGCCGCTGTGGACATTGTGGCCCAGAAGAGCCACCCGTTCAAGCCAGACGCGACCTACCACACCATGACCACCATGACCAGTATGACCTGCACCCCGACCTCCTCCTCCGCGCACCTGCACCACCCGTCGGTGCTCACctcccatcaccaccacccggCGCACCACCAGCCGGCGCAGGGTCTGGAGGGCGACCTGCTGGACCACCTCACACCGGGCATCTCCCTGGGAGGCATGCCCGGCTCGGACGTCTGCTCCACGGCCTCGCACACCGCCCACGCCCACATGTCCGCCATCAACCACAtgcagcaccaccaccacccacagtcCATGAACATGCACCCACACGGGCTGGGCTCCCACAGCTCCCTAGGGACCTCCGGCGGAGACGCGGAGCCCGATCCCCGGGAGCTGGAGTCGTTCGCCGAGCGGTTCAAACAAAGGCGGATCAAACTCGGAGTGACCCAGGCGGACGTGGGCGCGGCCCTGGCCAACCTTAAGATCCCCGGGGTCGGATGTCTGAGCCAGAGTACCATCTGCAGGTTCGAGTCCCTGACTCTGTCGCACAACAACATGGTGGCCCTGAAGCCGATCCTGGAGGCCTGGCTGGAGGAGGCGGAGCGCGCGCAGAGGGAGAAGATGTCCAAGCCGGAGATCTTCAACGGGggagacaaaaagaggaaacgCACGTCTATCGCGGCCCCGGAGAAGCGCTCCCTGGAGGCTTATTTCGCCGTGCAGCCGAGGCCGTCGTCGGAGAAGATTGCCGCGATCGCCGAGAAATTGGACCTGAAAAAGAACGTGGTCCGGGTTTGGTTTTGCAATCAGAGGCAAAAGCAGAAACGAATGAAGTTTTCTGCGACGCACTAA